The DNA window GACCAAGGCGATATAGGCCATAATATTTGTACGTTCAGCAACAGCACCTGAAATGATCGTTGCACATGTTGCAGCAAACATTGCCTGGAATACGAAAAATGCGATATCATCTACACCGCTTAATGCAAAACCGGAAGTGCCGATCAATCCGCCGGAGCTTTCACCGAACATAATGGCATATCCGACTGCGAAATAGACAAGACCCCCGATTGAAATTGTTAAAATGTTTTTCATTAAAATATTGACGGCATTTTTAGAGCGTGTAAACCCTGCTTCCACCATCGCGAATCCCGCATGCATGAAGAATACGAAAAACGCCCCAAGCATTACCCAAACTAAGTTAATCGATAATTCCAATGCTTCATTCGTCATTAAAAACTCCTCCTTTTAGGTACACTTTTTTAGTCAATTGCAATTGAGCCAAGCTCTTTTGTGCGTATACGAATTGCCTGCTCTACAGGATAGATAAAGATCTTACCGTCACCAACTTCACCTGTAGAAGCTTCACGCAATAATACATCAATAATCGGTTGAACTTTTGCGTTGTCAACAACCATCTCGAGCTTGAGCTTTTGCGAAAATTCCATTGAGAAAGAGTTTCCGCGGAACAATCCGATTTTTCCCTCTTGTCGCCCAGCTCCGGCAATCTCGGAAATACTTAATCCATCAATTCCTTCAAGAGCTAACCCCTCTCGAACTTGTGCAAACACCTCAGGTCGAATAATCGCTTCAATTTTTTTCATGCTCAACAACTCCTTGTGTTATGTTATCTAACATGATAAATTGAATTTTCGGATAAATCAATAACTAATGTTAGGAAAATTAACATTAATTTTCGATTGGTTTAATCGCATTGTGAGATGATGTCAAAAAAAGGAAGGTGGGATAAGGTTTGTTGGATGGTTGAAATCCGGAAGTTGATTGCCCGACTGAAGTTTCGAAACGTTTTTTATTTAGTCAATTGGGGAAAACTATATAACCAGCACAGCAAAATAAACTGCCATGTAAAAGTAGGTCACATGGAAGAAATAATCTTCATACTTCGAATTAATTGAAGATGGTGTATACTATGACTAAATTATGTTTTGGAAGAAGGGAACTTACGATGAACGATAAGTATGTAGATGATAGTTTTGCTTTGCATACCGATTTATATCAAATTAATATGGCGGAAAGCTATTGGGCAGACGGAATGCATAACCGAAAAGCTATATTTGAGTTGTATTTCAGACAATTGCCGTTCGGGAACGGCTATGCAATTTTTGCTGGTTTGGAGCGCATGCTGAATTATTTAAAAGACTTTCGATTCAGTGAAACGGATATCGCATATTTACGAGATGAACTTCATTATAAAGAAGATTTTATCGAATACTTAAAAACGATTCGTTTTACAGGTTCCGTGTATTCGATGGAGGAAGGTGAACTTGTTTTTGCAAACGAACCGATTGTGCGAATTGAAGCGCCGCTAGTGGAAGCACAGCTGATTGAAACAGCGCTATTGAATATCGTAAACTACCAAACGCTGATTGCGACAAAAGCGAGCCGTATCAAACAAGTTGTTCAGAAAGAAATTGCAATGGAGTTCGGTACACGCCGCGCGCAAGAGATGGATGCAGCTGTTTGGGGAGCTCGTGCCGCAGTAATCGGCGGTTTTGAATCTACTTCAAATGTACGAGCAGGGAAGCTGTTTAATATTCCTGTATCGGGTACACATGCACATGCATTAGTTCAAGCATATAAAAACGATTATGATGCATTCCATTCCTATGCCAAGCGTCATAAAGACTGTGTGTTTTTAGTTGATACGTACAATACATTAAAGTCAGGTGTTCCGACGGCGATCCAAGTAGCAAAAGAACTTGGCGATAAAATTAACTTTATCGGAATTCGTTTAGACAGCGGAGATATTGCCTTTCTTTCAAAGGAATCACGCCGAATGCTTGATGAAGCAGGTTTCCCTGATGCGAAAATTATCGTTTCAAATGACTTGGATGAATATACGATCTTAAACTTAAAAGCGCAAGGTGCCCGAGTGGACATGTGGGGAATTGGTACAAAACTCATTACTGCATATGACCAGCCTGCTCTAGGTGCTGTCTATAAAATGGTTTCCATCGAAAATGATCATGGTGAAATGGAAGATACGATTAAAATTTCAGCTAATGCTGAAAAGGTAACGACACCTGGTTTAAAAAGAGTCTACCGGATTATTAATAAAAAAAGCGGGAAATCAGAAGGGGACTACATTGCGATGGCTGATGAAAATCCTGCTGCTGAAGAACGAATTAAAATGTTCCATCCGGTGCATACATTTATCTCAAAATTCGTAACGAACTTTGAGGCGAAGGAATTACACCGAAAAGTGATTGATAAAGGTGAAGTTGTTTATGAAAATCCAACATTAATGGAAATCCGTCAATATGCGTTCAACAACTTGGATTTACTTTGGGATGAATATAAACGTTCGTTAAATCCCGAGGAATATCCAGTCGATTTAAGTCAAAAATGTTGGGATAATAAAATGCGCAATATCCAAGAAGTGCGCGATATGGTAACAGAACTCGAAGAACGATAAGGAGTGAGGACATTGTCTATGTTGCAAAAACAAATTATTGAAGAGTTAAAAGTACAGCCAACAATCGATGTAGAACAGGAAATCCGTAAGTCTATTGATTTTTTAAAGGAATACGCAAAACATCATCCTTTCTTAAAAGGATTTGTGCTCGGTATTAGCGGTGGCCAAGATTCAACGTTAACGGGTAAGCTAGCACAAATGGCTGTTGATGAACTAAATGAAGAAGCGGGGTCATCCGTTTACTCGTTCTGGGCGGTAAGATTACCTTATGGCAAACAATTCGATGAAAAAGATTGCCAAGATGCACTCGATTTCATTCAGCCTACAGAAGTGTATACAGTTAATATTAAAAATGCTGTGGATGCAAGTGTAAATGCGCTTTTGGAAGCAGGAATTACGTTGAGTGATTTTGCAAAAGGAAATGAAAAAGCACGTGAACGAATGAAAGTTCAATATTCGATTGCAGCATCGAATGATGGTGTCGTACTTGGCACGGATCATGGTGCAGAAGCAGTAACGGGCTTTTATACAAAGTATGGTGATGGTGGCACGGATTTAATGCCGATTTTCCGTTTAAATAAACGCCAAGGTCGTGCCATTTTAAAACATTTAAACTGTCCTGTACATTTATATGAAAAAATTCCGACTGCAGATCTAGAGGAAAACCGACCTGCGTTGCCGGATGAAGTAGCACTTGGTGTTACGTACGAGCAAATTGATGATTATTTAGAAGGCAAGGAAATACCCGAGCAGGCACGTGAGAAGCTTGAAGGGCATTACTTGCGCTCGATGCATAAACGTCATATGCCGATTACAATTTTCGATGATTTCTGGAAACAATAATACACATTAGAACATGATGAATCACCTTACTTCTTTTTGATGAAGTGGGGTGATTTTCCATTTTAAAGGGAAACTAGTTGTGCTCGCATTTTGTTTTCGTTATGCTTAAACTACATGCCAAAGAAGCAACGATTTCAAGTGGGAGGACTATTATGAATGAGCAGATCGAAGGAATAATCAGGAATATTGAAAAAGTGATGATAGGTAAAAGAGAGATTGCCGAGCTAAGTATTGTTTCACTATTAGCAGGAGGGCATGTATTACTGGAAGACGTGCCGGGCGTTGGGAAAACGATGATGGTACGTGCGCTTTCAAAGTCTTTAGGCGCAAGCTTTAAACGTATTCAATTTACACCGGATTTACTACCATCTGATGTAATAGGTGTTTCTATATATAATCCGAAAACATTGCAGTTTGAATTCCGTCCGGGGCCGATTGTCGGCAATATTGTATTAGCGGATGAAATAAACCGTACTTCACCAAAAACACAGGCCGCTTTGTTGGAAAGTATGGAAGAGGGGTCAATTACGGTAGACGGTGAAACAATTCAATTGCCGAAACCGTTTTTTGTAATGGCAACACAAAACCCGATTGAATATGAAGGGACATACCCGCTTCCGGAAGCGCAACTTGACCGTTTTTTACTGAAAATAAAAATGGGCTATCCGACAAAAGAAGAGGAAATCGAAGTGCTGAATCGTGCCGAAAGGTCTGTTCCGATTGATGACCTTTTCCCGGTATTAACAATTGAACAGCTGAACGATTTAAGAGAACAAGTAAAACAAGTACATGTAGAAAATAATATTAAAGAATATATCGTGTCGATCGCACAGCATACACGTCATCATGAAAATGTGTATTTAGGTGTAAGTCCCCGTGCCTCCATCGCATTAATGCGTGCCGCGCAAAGCTATGCCTTTATGAAGGGGAGAGATTATGTCATCCCCGATGATATTCAATATTTAGCGAAATTCGTGTTCGGCCACCGAATTATTTTAAAACCAGAAACACGCTATGAAGGAATTACGGAAGAACGAGTGATTGAAAGTGTTCTGCGTTATGTCCATGTTCCTGTGAAAAGGTATATACCGTAATGAAGGGAATTAAGCAGTTTCTGAAGCATGGCGGGCGTTTAATTACCGTTGTTTCGTTGCTCATTATTACGTATTGTTATGCAATGTTCCAAGGGGGCTTTGTAAGCTGGTTTGTTTTCTTCACGATTCTGCCGTTTTTGGTCTATTCAATTTTACTGGCGATTATTCCGATTCGTTTTAAAGAAATATCCCGTACTTTATCGAAGGAACGAATTGAAAGTGGGAGCAATGTACAAGTTACCGTAACATTTCGGAATACGAGCTGGTTTCCGTTTGTTTTCATGATGGTCCGAGAACTGCCGATGAGGGAACAACATTTTGAAAAACCGAATGGAAATGTAACGAAACTATTTTTAGTTGGGTGGAAACGCGAGTTTAAGTGGACTTATGAATTGAAAGAGTTAAAACGCGGGGAGCATCATTTTAGGGGATTGCTGTTTACATGTACGGACTTTTTTGGATGGACAATACGGAATGTTGTAATAAATCACCCGCAGCTATTTTTAGTATATCCGAAAGTATCCGACGTCAATTTATTGCCGATTGGAATGCAATATGACCATGGGACAAGCCAGTCCCGCTATTCTTTAATCAAGGATACAACGGTTGCGACAGGGGTTCGCGAATATGTACCCGGTGACCGCTTTTCCTGGATTCACTGGAAATCATTTGCGAAAAATGGTGAACTGCGCACGAAAGAATTTGAAGATCAAAAATCGCAAAATACCTTTGTGCTAATCGATCGTGCAGTACAGAAGAACTTCGATAATGTTGTCGATTACACAGCGTCTTATATAAATAAAATTGTAAAAAAACAGGGCGATGTTTCACTGTTAAGTGTTGGAGTTGACCGTTATTTTACGCCTATAATTAAAACAGGCAAACAATATGAGAAGGTGCTGCAGCATTTGGCGACAGTTGAACCGGATGCTCAGTTTGGTGTCGAACGTCTGTTATTTGAAGAACAGAAAATGATGAGCCGCTCTGTTGTTGTCATAATAACGGGTGAAATGACTCCGGATTTGCAAGAAGTACTGAATGCCGGAACGAAATATGCCCGCAAAATTATATGCTTTGTTGTAAGTGACCAAAAAGATCCGGTTCCACATATAAGCCAAAATAATGAAGTGCATTATATTGGGATGGACGAAATCCAGCGAACGTATTCGGAGGTGAAGCACGCATGAGACGCAGCACAGCCGAAAAAGTAGAACTCGCGATTTTTTATTTTGTTGTTTTTCTGATTTTACGAGAATGGCTAGTGCCGGTTATGGAGTTGACGAACACCGGCTACTTTACGCAATTTGTATTATTCATAGGAATTTGTTTAATTCTAGGTATCTATTCACTGCCTTTTATTATTAACTGGCTCGTTAAATTAGCTTATATTACGTGGTTTATTGTCAGTGTGTATAAAGATGAGGCATTGACGACGATGCAATTTTTATCAGAAGAACTGAAATATAATTTGGATATACTGCTTGCGGGAGAGTGGATTTATGTAAGTGACCCATTCAGGACAAGCCTGTTTTTCATATTAATTTGGATGCTGATTTATTTAATTCAGCATTGGGTAAGTGTGCGCTATAGCATTTATTATTTCCTGGTGCTTACAGTATTTTTCATCGGGACACTCGATACCTTTACGGAATACGATGGCACAACGGCAATAATAAAAGTAATGCTGCTAGGTCTTGTGCTTACATCTTTGCTGTTTATAAAACGGCTTATGCAGGCAGCGGAAATGCAAAAAGACTGGATGAACTACTTGAAGTATGCAACTCCGATTATTATTTTTGTCATGATGGCAGGTATTGTTGCAACACTTATGCCGAAAGCAGAGCCTCAATGGTCGGATCCGGTGCCGTATGTAAAAAGTATAGCGGGTATTGGAGGTAATGGGAGTCAGTCAGTTGCAACAGTTGGTTATGGGGAAAATGATGAGCAACTGGGCGGACCGTTTGCAGGTGACAATACGATTATCTATGAAATAAAAACACCGATCCGTCAATATTGGCGTGTGGAAACAAAGGATGTTTATACGTCTAAAGGTTGGGAACAATCGAGTGATGAGTCTGTACAGTACACGCTCCTGTTATCAGATCCACTGTCGCTTTCAATCGAACCTGGAAACGAAGACCCCCAATCGGTGGAAGTACAGGCTATAAGTGAAGAATATTTGTTTCTGTTACAGGCCTATGGAGTTACTTCTTATGATTTAAACGGGATGCATACCGGGTTGCAGTATAATACAGGCAATGAGAAAATTTTGCCGCTTATCAATAGTGATGTTATAGCGCCTGCATCATATGAAATGACCTTCCAGCAGCCGGAATATAGTTATGTAGCTCTGAAGGAAACATTATCTTCAACTGAAAGTAACCCGCGCTATTTACAGCTTCCGGCTAATTTACCGCAGCGTGTAACTGATTTAGCGCATGAAATTACGGAAATGTATGACAGTGTATATGACAAGGCGCGGGCTATTGAAGGTTATTTTGCGCGTAGTGGTTTTCAATATGATACGAAAAATGTACAAGTACCTTCAGCGGACCAAGATTATGTAGACCAATTTTTATTTGAAACAAGACTTGGCTATTGTGATAACTTCTCTACTTCAATGGTTGTCATGTTGCGCTCAATAGGGATTCAGGCGCGTTGGGTAAAAGGTTTTTCAAGCGGAGAACGGATCGGTGCACAAGACGGTACGTTTACGTATCAGGTGACGAATAATGATGCCCACTCATGGGTTGAAGCGTATATTGACGGTATTGGCTGGATGCCGTTTGAACCGACAATTGGGTTCAGCAATCCGATGAATATTAACTATGACGTTGATTTCGAAGCTCCGGAAGAAGAGCAGTTACCCGAAATGGAAGAACCGGAAGCACCAAAGCCGGAGTTGGAAGAGCAAGATACAACTAAGCAATCAACTAACGGTACAAGTGGAATAGACTGGTCAAAATATAAATGGGTGTTGTACGGGTTACTGGCACTTGTTGTGATCGGGTTAATTATTGCATGGAGAAAACGCGGAAAGTGGCAACCGAAACTTGCTGTCCAAATGAATCGTTCAAAATTAGAAAAAGCGGCAACATTTGAAGAAGCTTACTTTGTATTGTTGAAACAACTGGAGCGCATTCATTTAAAACGAGGGCAAGATGAAACGTTGCAACAGTTTGCAATACGTGTCGATCGACAGTTGGATACGACAAAAATGAGTGAGTTGACGGCGTTTTATGAGCGTCTTATTTATGCGAAAAAGACCGATCAAATGAACACGGCTGAAATGAAAGAAATTTGGGAATATTTAATCAATCGTACGAGTGGTTGATTTTAATGCGACGAAAGAGTAAAATTTAGAAAAATAAATAGTATTGTGCCTTCATATAAGTCTGGTAATATGGTCCAGATGTTTCTACTAAGTTACCCTAAAT is part of the Solibacillus isronensis genome and encodes:
- a CDS encoding P-II family nitrogen regulator, encoding MKKIEAIIRPEVFAQVREGLALEGIDGLSISEIAGAGRQEGKIGLFRGNSFSMEFSQKLKLEMVVDNAKVQPIIDVLLREASTGEVGDGKIFIYPVEQAIRIRTKELGSIAID
- a CDS encoding nicotinate phosphoribosyltransferase, with the protein product MNDKYVDDSFALHTDLYQINMAESYWADGMHNRKAIFELYFRQLPFGNGYAIFAGLERMLNYLKDFRFSETDIAYLRDELHYKEDFIEYLKTIRFTGSVYSMEEGELVFANEPIVRIEAPLVEAQLIETALLNIVNYQTLIATKASRIKQVVQKEIAMEFGTRRAQEMDAAVWGARAAVIGGFESTSNVRAGKLFNIPVSGTHAHALVQAYKNDYDAFHSYAKRHKDCVFLVDTYNTLKSGVPTAIQVAKELGDKINFIGIRLDSGDIAFLSKESRRMLDEAGFPDAKIIVSNDLDEYTILNLKAQGARVDMWGIGTKLITAYDQPALGAVYKMVSIENDHGEMEDTIKISANAEKVTTPGLKRVYRIINKKSGKSEGDYIAMADENPAAEERIKMFHPVHTFISKFVTNFEAKELHRKVIDKGEVVYENPTLMEIRQYAFNNLDLLWDEYKRSLNPEEYPVDLSQKCWDNKMRNIQEVRDMVTELEER
- the nadE gene encoding ammonia-dependent NAD(+) synthetase is translated as MLQKQIIEELKVQPTIDVEQEIRKSIDFLKEYAKHHPFLKGFVLGISGGQDSTLTGKLAQMAVDELNEEAGSSVYSFWAVRLPYGKQFDEKDCQDALDFIQPTEVYTVNIKNAVDASVNALLEAGITLSDFAKGNEKARERMKVQYSIAASNDGVVLGTDHGAEAVTGFYTKYGDGGTDLMPIFRLNKRQGRAILKHLNCPVHLYEKIPTADLEENRPALPDEVALGVTYEQIDDYLEGKEIPEQAREKLEGHYLRSMHKRHMPITIFDDFWKQ
- a CDS encoding AAA family ATPase: MNEQIEGIIRNIEKVMIGKREIAELSIVSLLAGGHVLLEDVPGVGKTMMVRALSKSLGASFKRIQFTPDLLPSDVIGVSIYNPKTLQFEFRPGPIVGNIVLADEINRTSPKTQAALLESMEEGSITVDGETIQLPKPFFVMATQNPIEYEGTYPLPEAQLDRFLLKIKMGYPTKEEEIEVLNRAERSVPIDDLFPVLTIEQLNDLREQVKQVHVENNIKEYIVSIAQHTRHHENVYLGVSPRASIALMRAAQSYAFMKGRDYVIPDDIQYLAKFVFGHRIILKPETRYEGITEERVIESVLRYVHVPVKRYIP
- a CDS encoding DUF58 domain-containing protein; its protein translation is MKGIKQFLKHGGRLITVVSLLIITYCYAMFQGGFVSWFVFFTILPFLVYSILLAIIPIRFKEISRTLSKERIESGSNVQVTVTFRNTSWFPFVFMMVRELPMREQHFEKPNGNVTKLFLVGWKREFKWTYELKELKRGEHHFRGLLFTCTDFFGWTIRNVVINHPQLFLVYPKVSDVNLLPIGMQYDHGTSQSRYSLIKDTTVATGVREYVPGDRFSWIHWKSFAKNGELRTKEFEDQKSQNTFVLIDRAVQKNFDNVVDYTASYINKIVKKQGDVSLLSVGVDRYFTPIIKTGKQYEKVLQHLATVEPDAQFGVERLLFEEQKMMSRSVVVIITGEMTPDLQEVLNAGTKYARKIICFVVSDQKDPVPHISQNNEVHYIGMDEIQRTYSEVKHA
- a CDS encoding transglutaminase-like domain-containing protein, translating into MRRSTAEKVELAIFYFVVFLILREWLVPVMELTNTGYFTQFVLFIGICLILGIYSLPFIINWLVKLAYITWFIVSVYKDEALTTMQFLSEELKYNLDILLAGEWIYVSDPFRTSLFFILIWMLIYLIQHWVSVRYSIYYFLVLTVFFIGTLDTFTEYDGTTAIIKVMLLGLVLTSLLFIKRLMQAAEMQKDWMNYLKYATPIIIFVMMAGIVATLMPKAEPQWSDPVPYVKSIAGIGGNGSQSVATVGYGENDEQLGGPFAGDNTIIYEIKTPIRQYWRVETKDVYTSKGWEQSSDESVQYTLLLSDPLSLSIEPGNEDPQSVEVQAISEEYLFLLQAYGVTSYDLNGMHTGLQYNTGNEKILPLINSDVIAPASYEMTFQQPEYSYVALKETLSSTESNPRYLQLPANLPQRVTDLAHEITEMYDSVYDKARAIEGYFARSGFQYDTKNVQVPSADQDYVDQFLFETRLGYCDNFSTSMVVMLRSIGIQARWVKGFSSGERIGAQDGTFTYQVTNNDAHSWVEAYIDGIGWMPFEPTIGFSNPMNINYDVDFEAPEEEQLPEMEEPEAPKPELEEQDTTKQSTNGTSGIDWSKYKWVLYGLLALVVIGLIIAWRKRGKWQPKLAVQMNRSKLEKAATFEEAYFVLLKQLERIHLKRGQDETLQQFAIRVDRQLDTTKMSELTAFYERLIYAKKTDQMNTAEMKEIWEYLINRTSG